A genome region from Halichondria panicea chromosome 15, odHalPani1.1, whole genome shotgun sequence includes the following:
- the LOC135349326 gene encoding mitotic-spindle organizing protein 1-like, which translates to MTTSKERERSRKEATSAEKLLEVREAMKTVREISQLLNTGLDDETLRVCVQLLEAGVNPEALATVVQELRRETGRVQREDNKSR; encoded by the exons ATGACGACTAGCAAAGAAAGAGAGAGGTCAAGGAAGGAAGCCACTTCAGCTGAGAAGCTATTGGAAGTCAGAGAAGCAATGAAAA CGGTGAGGGAGATATCTCAACTGTTGAACACTGGTCTGGACGATGAGACGCTGcgagtgtgtgtacagctgcTGGAGGCCGGGGTGAACCCTGAGGCTCTGGCTACTGTGGTACAAGAGCTGAGAAGGGAGACAGGGAGAGTACAG aGAGAAGACAACAAGTCAAGATAA
- the LOC135349310 gene encoding uncharacterized protein LOC135349310, translated as MQKLRVVIKPKLRPRAAPKARAVNPAPQMVDTIIIKPQSKHPALTQLGNSRVVHSFSELSLRSDVVAALEGSGVSQPTVIQMLAIPKIARGKNVLIASETGSGKTLTYLAPLISRLRDEEEVCGLVPRLRRPRALILLPSRDLAAQVLSVAKSLCHKARFRAVGLIGGVKRRFIKDALLHPVDLAVATPSSLLRYQKEERLWLSDLSHLVIDEADTLFDRSFIEETLKVVNTIKLRSTKPSAVPVISEDAQVTVVGATLSQPVVKKIESLVPNLKKVSTKHVHQILPNIQQTFIRTAQNEKAEKLVSLIEDYPTDVFMVFCNTVSSCDWTSRYLKEHNVSVVKLHGGFAPQDRRHLLREFSEGSARVLVSTDIASRGIDSTSVNHVVQFDFPTNLPDYLHRVGRTGRVGSLANSCRATAFMTHRRDIRMAWKIKDAADRQADVLDSKSLQADTQILLPRKQHKLATVG; from the exons ATGCAGAAGCTTCGTGTTGTGATAAAGCCTAAACTGAGGCCGAGGGCAGCTCCTAAAGCAAGAGCGGTAAACCCAGCCCCTCAAATGGTGGATACAATCATCATAAAACCGCAATCCAAG CACCCAGCTCTGACACAATTGGGCAACTCTCGTGTGGTACACAGTTTCTCAGAGCTGTCTCTACGGTCTGACGTGGTAGCAGCTCTGGAGGGGTCAGGGGTCAGCCAGCCCACTGTCATCCAGATGCTCGCTATTCCAAAAATTGCACGAGGAAAAAATGTCCTTATTGCCTCTGAAACTG GTTCTGGTAAGACGCTGACTTACCTTGCTCCTCTAATTAGTCGGCTACGAGATGAAGAGGAAGTGTGTGGTCTTGTCCCTAGATTGAGACGCCCTAGAGCTCTAATCCTCCTGCCATCACGAGACCTGGCTGCTCAAGTTCTGAGTGTTGCCAAGTCACTTTGTCATAAGGCACGATTCAGAGCAGTGGGGCTAATCGGAGGAGTCAAGAGG AGGTTCATCAAAGATGCCCTCCTTCATCCAGTGGACCTAGCTGTAGCCACACCTAGTTCTCTTCTGCGCTATCAGAAAGAGGAGCGACTGTGGTTGTCTGATCTCTCCCATCTCGTGATTGACGAGGCAGACACACTATTTGACAGATCGTTCATCGAAGAAACGCTCAAAGTCGTCAATACAATCAAACTTCGCAGTACGAAACCCTCGGCTGTCCCTGTAATTAGTGAGGATGCACAGGTCACTGTAGTGGGAGCTACTCTCTCCCAACCTGTAGTCAAGAAGATTGAGTCACTTGTCCCG AATTTGAAAAAAGTGAGCACCAAACATGTGCACCAAATCCTTCCGAATATTCAACAAACTTTCATCAGAACTGCACAAAATGAAAAAGCAG AGAAACTTGTGTCCCTGATAGAAGACTACCCAACGGATGTGTTTATGGTATTCTGCAACACTGTATCATCGTGTGATTGGACATCTCGTTATCTCAAAGAGCACAATGTATCAGTGGTTAAACTACACGGAGGATTTGCTCCACAA GACAGACGACATCTCCTGAGGGAGTTTTCCGAGGGCAGTGCTCGAGTGTTAGTGAGTACAGACATTGCATCTCGTGGCATCGACTCCACCAGT GTGAATCATGTGGTACAGTTTGATTTCCCCACCAACTTACCTGATTACCTCCACCGCGTGGGGAGGACGGGACGTGTGGGCTCTCTAGCCAACAGCTGTCGAGCTACTGCCTTCATGACTCATCGCAGGGACATTAGAATGGCCTGGAAGATCAAG gacGCTGCAGACAGACAAGCTGATGTATTGGACAGCAAGTCGCTGCAAGCTGACACACAGATACTGTTACCTAggaaacaacacaaactagCTACTGTTGGCTAA
- the LOC135349278 gene encoding uncharacterized protein LOC135349278 produces the protein MLATYVILETTLSLCSCNGAEIYDMGLHIFGLGWILFAVFSLDGSLASLIASSEIQACSRTTANSEPMSAEGESCSQKFVVSLAVQSGQGESGTIYATIKHVEESKPSEDGQLIRSRKQLTKPLRIVVTKSDVYVAYPLKLLKQAVNHGPFEAAHKWTVNAWVGAFRTTNDDATCVWSELKKCPGYQTVKENGYCCEPTEGERWPEVRGDAAWNYKRGHDTEYAETSEWTRSNVMAICAYNDPLWWRVYDIGDPHVLYRINVTVQQLSYIQQTTVESDSEASDSEISDSTKVVPKEVWHTVGYAIIGPERIGDNTNRQKPGTSSGPEIKAEWQGDFATTSSFANLKTKYFIFPNRKISYSYYSNPFYKEKEKDVPKQDVNLIIDKHMFDFTGESCNKIGVRDVTIIKQPNRCLQKTGSCFIFTPRTVLKTARDLEKGGVRSHYFPTFYGDHRGFIQTSEGINLLYRSDHIHKSLVTLEFTAASISFVNKLSPGRIVEAIVEDFLALAGSSSLSVTVQNTGSITSSYSVSIDDCTDGIIPIAEKRKTITPRQQETFLFEISSSLNIDFSHNCTILLSDNNGKVLGIKIVNFDTSEGCVYCPDGMCDCDCKAKILGNLTASVGCSAERIIQPIHNSSVIFTAPCYHCWFTDTFKDPYKALFTIVTFLMALGMIKLLCCHICCRRTDGRQFDVAGIILGTANLDHTWKKQRSSTLHFLLGMSFFLYLPLLPCVILLCRWKRQRKARKRLTMKTERKKQRLVQKKRAALLAMKGLMIQEEMTMAEALKVMEEGQRAPGRLAPMLPPKVLVVSSSSDTDKHDFNYTSSSEDIPENFMAAMKKKSPLLGPRKAAGNGRPMAGRVTGKRKGPKKRATGPIGKSNNPTSKEPMQKKSGTGGKLGGKQPRQPIGKEPRQPIGKQPRQPIGKEPRQPIGKQPRQPIGKELRQPIGKQLRPPKNRTNKPMRDKGPVKRSGGGKVRVSSRPKASRGHGNKSSGHKSGGHRSGGHRSGGHSGGHRGGGGHKSGGHGDDKDEDDEHKRDDKFKEADHSSRSSDDGKHEKHKHHSDSIKSLHSHSSHSIKSKDHKSIASILSSKLSSLLSSKISKHSSHSHTKSHSSKDSHTGSKHTHTGSEHTHSSHGSKHTHTESEHTHSSHGSKHTHTGSEHTHTGSEHSHTGSKHTHSSHTGSEHTHSEHSDEDNHLNEHSEDEHTDETHDDDDHHDHHSEDDDDHHDESEDDDHHEEDEDDHDEDEDDHEEDEDDHDEDEDDHDEDEDDHDEDEDDHDEDEDDHDEDEDDHDEDEDDHDEDEDDHDEDEDDHDEDEDDHDEDEDDHDEDEDDHDEDEEHDESEDEHSEHDESHSDHSDHSDHHSDHHSEHSDHSDHHSDHHSDHHSDHHSDHHSDHSSRSSHHSLVEDDESDYSEHH, from the exons ATGTTGGCTACTtacgttattttagagacaactctcAGTCTCTGCAGCTGCAATGGTGCTGAGATTTATGATATGGGGCTGCATATTTTTGGCCTAGGCTGGATACTTTTTGCAGTATTCAGTTTGGACGGGAGCCTTGCAAGCTTGATAGCCTCCAGTGAGATACAAGCATGCTCCAGGACCACTGCCAACTCTGAGCCTATGTCTGCAGAGGGAGAATCTTGCAGCCAAAAATTTGTCGTCAGTTTAGCAGTGCAGAGCGGCCAG GGTGAATCGGGTACTATATATGCAACCATTAAACATGTTGAAGAAAGCAAGCCCAGTGAAGATGGACAGTTAATTCGTAGCAGGAAGCAACTCACGAAACCACTTCGGATAGTCGTTACCAAATCAGACGTCTATGTCGCTTATCCATTGAAACTATTGAAG CAAGCTGTCAATCACGGTCCGTTTGAAGCTGCTCACAAATGGACAGTAAATGCGTGGGTTGGAGCGTTTAGGACGACTAATGATGATGCAACTTGCGTGTGGAGTGAATTGAAAAAATGCCCCGGCTACCAGACAGTGAAAGAAAAT ggCTATTGTTGTGAGCCGACAGAGGGGGAAAGATGGCCAGAGGTTCGTGGCGATGCAGCATGGAACTATAAGAGAGGCCATGATACCGAATATGCAGAGACATCAGAATGGACAAGAAGCAATGTTATGGCCATCTGTGCCTACAACGATCCCCTCTG GTGGCGTGTGTATGACATTGGTGATCCCCATGTGCTGTACCGCATCAATGTGACAGTTCAACAGTTAAGCTACATACAGCAGACGACAGTAGAGAGTGATTCTGAAGCAAGCGATTCTGAAATAAGCGATTCTACTAAGGTTGTACCTAAAGAGGTGTGGCACACTGTTGGCTATGCTATTATCGGGCCTGAGAGGATAGGTGACAATACTAACAGACAAAAACCAGGCACCAGCTCTGGACCTGAG ATCAAGGCCGAGTGGCAGGGGGACTTTGCTACCACATCATCATTCGCTAATCTCAAGACAAAGTATTTCATTTTTCCCAATAGGAAGATCTCCTACAGTTACTACAGCAATCCATTCTACAAAGAAAAGGAGAAAGAT GTCCCCAAACAAGACGTTAACTTGATCATTGACAAGCACATGTTTGACTTTACTGGTGAGTCATGCAACAAAATAGGAGTGAGAGACGTAACCATCATTAAACAGCCAAACAGATGTCTGCAGAAAACAGGATC GTGTTTCATATTCACACCCAGGACAGTTCTCAAAACAGCGAGG GACTTGGAGAAGGGTGGTGTGAGGTCCCACTACTTCCCAACATTTTATGGTGACCATCGAGGATTCATACAAACAAGCGAAGGGATCAACCTCCTTTACCGATCAGATCACATTCATAAGAGTCTTGTCACTCTGGAGTTCACTGCAGCATCCATCTCATTTGTGAACAAATT GAGCCCTGGAAGAATTGTTGAGGCGATTGTAGAAGATTTTCTTGCCCTGGCTGGATCCAGTTCTCTCTCAGTCACTGTTCAAAACACAGGATCCATTACCTCCTCATACTCA GTTTCCATTGACGACTGCACAGATGGAATTATACCTATAGCCGAGAAGAGAAAGACTATAACACCTCGGCAGCAAGAAACCTTTCTATTTGAGATCTCCTCCTCACTCAATATTGACTTCAGCCACAACTGCACAA TTTTACTGAGTGATAATAATGGGAAGGTACTGGGCATTAAGATCGTGAACTTTGACACGTCAGAAGGCTGCGTGTACTGCCCTGATGGGATGTGCGACTGTGAC tgcAAGGCTAAGATTTTGGGCAATCTGACAGCCAGTGTTGGATGTTCTGCTGAGAGGATAATCCAACCAATCCACAACAGCAGTGTGATTTTCACTGCCCCGTGTTATCACTGTTGGTTCACTGATACTTTCAAGGACCCGTACAAAGCTCTATTTACAATCGTGACGTTTCTGATGGCTCTGGGAATGATAAAGCTGCTCTGTTGTCACATATGTTGTAGGAGAACAGATGGACGACAGTTTGACGTGGCTGGAATCATACTGGGAACAGCCAACTTGGATCACACTTGGAA AAAGCAGAGAAGCTCTACACTCCACTTTCTGCTTGGGATGTCGTTCTTTCTCTACCTGCCCCTACTGCCCTGTGTGATCTTGCTGTGTAGATGGAAACGGCAAAGAAAAGCCCGGAAAAGATTGACCATGAAAACAGAACGAAAGAAACAACGTCTCGTGCAAAAAAAGAGGGCAG ctttaCTGGCTATGAAGGGACTTATGATTCAAGAGGAGATGACGATGGCAGAAGCCCTAAAAGTGATGGAGGAGGGTCAAAGGGCACCGGGCAGACTAGCTCCCATGTTGCCACCCAAAGTTTtag TGGTGTCTTCATCTTCTGACACTGACAAGCACGATTTCAACTACACGAGTAGCAGTGAGGATATCCCAGAG AATTTTATGGCTGCCATGAAAAAGAAGTCACCATTACTGGGCCCAAGAAAAGCAGCTGGTAACGGTCGTCCCATGGCAGGAAGAGTTACTGGCAAGAGGAAAggtcccaagaaacgagctaCTGGGCCAATTGGAAAATCTAACAATCCAACCTCGAAAGAACCAATGCAGAAGAAAAGTGGTACCGGAGGCAAACTAGGTGGCAAGCAGCCCAGACAACCCATTGGAAAAGAGCCCAGACAACCAATTGGAAAGCAGCCCAGACAACCCATTGGAAAAGAGCCCAGACAACCAATTGGAAAGCAGCCCAGACAACCCATTGGAAAAGAACTCAGACAACCCATTGGGAAGCAGCTCAGACCACCGAAGAATCGCACTAACAAACCAATGAGAGACAAAGGACCTGTGAAGAGGAGTGGTGGAGGTAAAGTAAGAGTGAGCAGTCGTCCCAAAGCATCGAGAGGACATGGAAACAAGAGTAGTGGACACAAAAGTGGTGGCCACAGGAGTGGTGGCCACAGGAGTGGTGGACATAGTGGCGGACATAGAGGCGGTGGCGGACACAAGAGTGGTGGCCATGGAGATGATAAAGATGAAGATGACGAACACAAACGAGATGATAAATTTAAAGAAGCTGATCATTCAAGCCGGTCCAGTGATGATGGGAAGCATGAGAAACACAAACATCACAGTGATTCAATCAAATCTCTACACAGTCACAGTTCACACAGCATCAAATCTAAAGATCACAAGAGCATTGCGTCGATATTGAGCAGCAAACTGAGTAGCCTTCTATCAAGCAAGATATCGAAGCATTCCAGTCATTCACACACTAAGAGCCATTCATCTAAAGACAGTCATACAGGAAGCAAGCATACGCACACAGGAAGTGAACATACGCACAGCAGTCATGGAAGCAAGCATACGCACACAGAAAGCGAACATACGCACAGCAGTCATGGAAGCAAGCATACGCACACAGGAAGTGAACATACGCATACAGGAAGTGAACATTCGCACACAGGAAGCAAACATACGCACAGCAGTCATACAGGAAGTGAACATACGCACAGCGAACATAGCGATGAGGACAATCATTTGAATGAACACAGTGAGGATGAACATACTGATGAGACccatgatgatgatgaccaCCATGACCACCACAGCGAAGATGATGATGACCACCATGATGAAAGCGAAGATGATGATCACCATGAGGAAGATGAGGACGACCatgatgaagatgaggacGACCACGAGGAAGATGAGGACGATCATGATGAAGATGAAGATGACCATGACGAAGACGAGGACGATCatgatgaagatgaggacgatcatgatgaagatgaggacgatcatgatgaagatgaggacgatcatgatgaagatgaggacgatcatgatgaagatgaggacGATCATGACGAAGACGAGGACGATCatgatgaagatgaggacGATCATGACGAAGACGAGGACGATCatgatgaagatgaggacGATCATGATGAAGATGAGGAACATGATGAAAGTGAAGATGAACACAGTGAACATGACGAAAGTCACTCGGATCATTCTGACCACTCCGATCATCACTCTGATCATCATTCCGAACACTCTGACCACTCAGATCACCACTCTGATCACCACTCTGATCACCATTCTGATCACCACTCCGATCACCACTCAGATCATTCCTCTCGCTCATCTCATCACAGCCTTGTTGAGGACGATGAAAGTGACTATTCTGAGCATCATTAA
- the LOC135349315 gene encoding BRISC and BRCA1-A complex member 2-like produces MDKLARTQSLSSDTRNACTMIHPTITPFLDQCFADMALNSQGGILEVSKPKSSCMEHVNERTCDRFTLGIPYCGSQVYWEVVFDRRHLDDPPDVIFSAEDDELNFDPDIEKLTTLARWSRGNSCSLCSLLEELLSEYKSHHRLIVEQQQRLKFELSTLEGGDCFSNVDVHCTKPSDKQCFEPVTKFYILLSVDFSSIPAYLTKNNPGNDEAALLITYHPPVGSKVTTSLFLSPRVEKMLGGSHQIRLPSWGGERTSHIIDYVDVVQRILQEKVQSIVQSYIMRKECVAAFLSVFGQSVLEYDTEDFKMMSYLFELQGFSFIARFSFSDSFPQEKPTLFLQSVYHRFHSMPCQSEISDYPYSPRWSVDELVDRMREYIGSIAVDFMELSKTKGECL; encoded by the exons ATGGACAAGCTTGCTAGAACTCAGAGCCTCAGTAGCGACACAAGGAACGCCTGTACGATGATTCATCCAACCATCACGCCCTTCTTAGACCAGTGCTTTGCAGATATGGCTCTCAATTCACAGGGAGGCATTCTGGAGGTCTCAAAACCGAAATCTAG TTGTATGGAGCATGTTAACGAGCGTACGTGTGACAGGTTTACTCTGGGTATACCTTACTGTGGCTCTCAAGTGTATT GGGAGGTGGTGTTTGATCGCCGTCACCTTGACGACCCCCCTGATGTCATATTCAGTGCTGAAGATGATGAATTAAACTTTGACCCTGATATTGAGAAACTCACA accctGGCCAGATGGAGTAGGGGAAATTCCTGCTCGTTGTGCTCCCTGCTGGAGGAGCTGCTCTCGGAGTACAAGTCCCATCATCGCCTCATAGTAGAGCAACAACAGAGACTAAAGTTTGAGCTCTCCACTCTAGAAGGCGGTGACTGTTTCTCCAATGTGGACGTACACTGTACAAAGCCTTCAGACAAA CAATGTTTCGAACCAGTGACAAAGTTCTATATTCTTCTCTCAGTGGATTTTTCTTCCATACCAGCCTACCTGACAAAG AACAACCCTGGGAATGATGAGGCTGCTCTGCTGATCACCTACCATCCACCAGTAGGCTCCAAAGTCACCACTTCCTTGTTCCTGTCACCAAGAGTGGAAAA GATGCTTGGTGGGAGCCATCAGATTCGTCTGCCCTCGTGGGGGGGAGAGAGGACCTCCCACATTATAGACTATGTAGACGTGGTGCAGCGAATACTACAAGAGAAGGTCCAGTCAATTGTACAGAGCTATATCATGAGGAAGGAGTGTGTGGCTGCTTTCCTGAGTGTGTTTGGTCAGTCTGTGCTGGAGTACGACACTGAGGACTTTAAAATGATGTCATATCTGTTTGAGCTACAAGGATTCTCTTTCATAGCCAGAT tttcctTCTCTGATTCTTTCCCTCAAGAGAAGCCCACACTGTTCCTACAGTCTGTGTACCATCGCTTCCACAGCATGCCCTGTCAGTCTGAGATCAGTGACTACCCGTACAGCCCTCGCTGGAGTGTGGATGAGCTGGTAGACAGAATGAG agagTACATCGGGTCTATAGCAGTTGACTTTATGGAACTGTCTAAAACCAAGGGAGAATGCTtgtaa